GCGAAGGCCGTCCTGAACGCCAACTACCTCGCCGAGCGGATCGACTACGAGATCCCGTTCGGCCCGTTCCACCACGAGTTCGTCGCGAGCGCGGACGCGGACGCCGCCGACGTGGCGAAACGCATGCTCGACTACGGCGTCCACCCGCCGACGACGAAGTGGCCCGAGGCGGTCCCGGAGGCGCTGATGACGGAACCGACCGAGATCGAGAACCGCGCGTCGCTCGACCAGCTCGCGGCCGCGTTCGACGCGGTGGCGGCGGAGGACGAGGAAGCGATCGAGTCCGCCCCCGAGCGGACCGCCGCCCGCCGCATCGACCAGGTGAGCGCGGCGCGGAACCCGCGGCTGTCCTGGCAGGCGCTCGACCGCGAGGAGTGAGAACCGCGGGTGAGGGCCGATAACGGCTCCTCTGAGACCGACTAGTTCCGGACCGTTCACGCCGTTCTCCACCGTTGCGGGTTCGCAACGGTCGCAACGAGCGCCCCCGTTTATCTCCGCGTAGAACTCACCCGAAACTGGAGTGGTAGACCGTGAAGCTACTCAGACGCGTGTTCGGCGGGAGCGGGGACAGCCAGACCAAGTACCAGTGTTCGGCGTGCCCCGAGACGTTCGACGCGCCCGCTGACGCCGAGGCCCTCCGCTGTCCCGTCTGCGGCGACCGCAACGTCGCGCCGCTCTGAGCGGCGCGGCTTCGTCGCTCGTCGCTCGTCGCTCATCGCTCGGCGGGAGGTCGACGTGACGAGCGCACGGGTCGCGCCTGCGTCTATTCGTCGCCCGGGCGGGCTTCGAGAATCGAGTGTGCCCCCTCGCGCTCCTTCGCGCCGGGGGCGATCCGGACGAACTCCGCCTTCGCGCGCGCCTCGGGGATGGTGTGTCCGCCGCAGTAGCTCAGCCCCGAGCGGACGCCGGCGAGGAACTCCGAGAGCGCGACCTCGAGCGGGCCGCGGTACGGCGAGAGGCCGTCCACGCCCTCGTCGGCGTCGGGGGTGAGCGCCTTGTCCGTGCGCGCCTCGTTGGCCGCCGTGGAGGCCATGCCGCGCGAGCGCTTGTAGCGCTCGCCGTCCACCTCGACGAGGTCGCCGGGGGCCTCGTCCGTCCCGGCGAAGAAGCCGCCGAGCATGACGGTGTCCGCGCCCGCCATCAGCGCCTTCACGGCGTCACCCGAGGTGCGGATGCCGCCGTCGGCGATCACGTGGATGCCGAGGTCGCGGGCGACCGCCGCGCAGTCGTCCACCGCGGTGAGCTGCGGGACGCCCGCGCCGGCCACCTCCCGGGTGGTGCAGTGGGAGCCCGGACCGACGCCGACCTTGACGCAGTCTGCACCCGCCGCGTGGAGGTCGCGGACCCCCTGGGGCGTGACGACGTTGCCGGCGACGAGGGGCGCGTCGGGGAACTCGGCGTCGATGCGCTCGACGGCGGCGAGCGCCGCCTCCATGTGACCGTGCGCGACGTCGACCATCACGCAGTCCGCGCCCGCCGCGAGCGTCGCTTCGGTCCGGTCGAGGAAGTCCTCGGCGATGCCGACGGCGGCCCCGACGCGCTCGCCCGCGTCGGCGACGGCCCCGACCTGTTCGGCCTGCTCGTCGACGCCCATGAAGCGGTGGATCGTACCGAGCCCGCCCATCGTCGAGAGGACGATCGCGGTGTCGACCTCGGTGACGGTGTCCATCGGCGCGGAGAGCACCGGGATCTCGAGGTCGAGCGACGGCGTGAGGTGAGTCGAGAGGTCGACGTGACTGCGGCTGTCGACCGGAGAGCGCTGGGGAACGAGCAGCACGTCCCCGTACGAGAGTCCAGTTCTGACGTTCATTCGTGTGAACCCTCGACTTCTGAGGCCGTCGTCCCAGTTAGCTCCGTCGAATTCGCCGCGCGTAGCGAGTATCAGGGTGACCAGAACGCGTCCCGCCAGTGGTCGCACTCCGCGACGATCACGTCGTTCGTGTCGCCGCCGCACACGCCCGACCCCACAGCTATACTCCCGCCCGCAGAAGGGCCTGCCATGACCTTCGACGCGGATCGCGTCTCGACGGTGACGTTCGACTCGTACAGCACGCTCGTCGACGTGGACGCCGCCGAATCGGCCCTGCGCGAGCGCGTGGACGACCCCCGACCCGTCTCGCGGCTCTGGCGGGCGCGCTCGCTCGAGTACACGATGGTCGCGAACGAGATCGACGCCTACCAGCCGTTCTACGAGATGAACCGCGACGCGCTACAGCACGCGCTCGACGCGCACGGCGTCGACCTCTCGGAGGACGAGCGCGACGAGATCCTCGCGGTCTACCACGAACTCGACGTCTTCCCGGACGTGCGCGACGCGATCGAGCGCATCCGGGACGCGGGCTACGACTGCTACGTCCTCTCGAACGGGAACCCGGAGATGCTCGACTCGATGGTCGCGCACGCGGACATCGACCACCTCCTCGAGGACACCATCAGCGCCGACGAGGTCCGGGCGTTCAAGCCCGCCCGCGAGCTGTACCGTCACGCCGCCGCGCGGACGGGGACGCCCATCGACGAGATCGCTCACGTGAGCGCGCTCTGGCTCGACGTGCAGGGCGCGATGCACGCCGGGATGCAGGGCGTCCGGGCGGATCGGAAGGGGTCGCCCTGGGAGCCGTTCGACGGCGAGCCGGACCTCACCGTCGGGACGCTCCACGACCTCGCGGACGAACTCGCCTAGTCGACGAGGCCGACCTCGTGGACGTGCCGGCGGAGTTCC
The Halomarina pelagica DNA segment above includes these coding regions:
- a CDS encoding guanosine monophosphate reductase, producing the protein MNVRTGLSYGDVLLVPQRSPVDSRSHVDLSTHLTPSLDLEIPVLSAPMDTVTEVDTAIVLSTMGGLGTIHRFMGVDEQAEQVGAVADAGERVGAAVGIAEDFLDRTEATLAAGADCVMVDVAHGHMEAALAAVERIDAEFPDAPLVAGNVVTPQGVRDLHAAGADCVKVGVGPGSHCTTREVAGAGVPQLTAVDDCAAVARDLGIHVIADGGIRTSGDAVKALMAGADTVMLGGFFAGTDEAPGDLVEVDGERYKRSRGMASTAANEARTDKALTPDADEGVDGLSPYRGPLEVALSEFLAGVRSGLSYCGGHTIPEARAKAEFVRIAPGAKEREGAHSILEARPGDE
- a CDS encoding haloacid dehalogenase type II, producing MTFDADRVSTVTFDSYSTLVDVDAAESALRERVDDPRPVSRLWRARSLEYTMVANEIDAYQPFYEMNRDALQHALDAHGVDLSEDERDEILAVYHELDVFPDVRDAIERIRDAGYDCYVLSNGNPEMLDSMVAHADIDHLLEDTISADEVRAFKPARELYRHAAARTGTPIDEIAHVSALWLDVQGAMHAGMQGVRADRKGSPWEPFDGEPDLTVGTLHDLADELA